A DNA window from Flavisolibacter ginsenosidimutans contains the following coding sequences:
- a CDS encoding HipA family kinase — translation MEEKTLSLRTVEVIRYVTPLREGGSLPAIVEADDDFLYVLKFRGAGQGIKSLIAELIGGEVARAMGLKVPEIVFANVDPAFGRTEPDEEIQDLLKASEGLNLALHYLPGAITFDPNVTKVGAGLASQIVWLDSFITNVDRTARNTNMLVWYKELWLIDHGASLYFHHNWERWEEQSRRPFALIKDHVLLPWATEMENADSKARAVITPQKIKEIVSLVPDEWLVLLAPEPVENIRDVYVQFLTNRLSLNFVNDVQHARQTLV, via the coding sequence CGCTGTCGCTTCGTACCGTTGAGGTTATCCGCTACGTAACGCCGCTGCGCGAAGGCGGCTCGCTGCCGGCGATTGTAGAAGCGGACGATGATTTTTTATACGTGCTGAAATTTCGCGGGGCGGGGCAGGGAATTAAATCGTTGATAGCAGAACTGATTGGCGGCGAGGTTGCGAGAGCAATGGGATTAAAAGTGCCGGAGATTGTCTTTGCCAATGTTGATCCCGCGTTTGGCCGTACGGAGCCCGACGAAGAAATACAGGACCTGTTGAAAGCAAGCGAAGGATTAAATCTGGCCTTGCATTATTTACCCGGGGCCATCACCTTTGATCCGAACGTGACAAAGGTGGGCGCAGGCCTGGCTTCGCAAATTGTATGGCTCGACAGTTTTATTACCAACGTTGACCGCACGGCACGTAACACCAACATGCTTGTCTGGTACAAAGAACTTTGGCTCATTGACCATGGCGCCTCGCTTTATTTTCATCATAACTGGGAGCGGTGGGAAGAGCAAAGCCGACGGCCGTTTGCCTTGATCAAAGACCACGTGTTGTTGCCCTGGGCAACGGAGATGGAAAACGCAGACAGCAAAGCCCGTGCAGTCATCACGCCACAGAAAATAAAAGAAATTGTTTCGCTTGTGCCCGACGAGTGGCTGGTGCTCCTTGCACCGGAACCGGTTGAAAACATCCGGGATGTTTACGTTCAATTCTTAACAAACCGCCTTTCCCTCAATTTTGTAAACGATGTGCAACATGCCCGACAAACGCTTGTTTGA
- a CDS encoding DUF3037 domain-containing protein: MPDKRLFEYAVIRVVPRVEREEFLNVGIILYCKQKKYLNCVYKLDQKRLNVLCPTLECGDVEDHLLSFESICKGSKEAGSIGSLDLSSRFRWLTATRSTIVQTSKVHPGFCKDPDETLQKLFEQLVL, translated from the coding sequence ATGCCCGACAAACGCTTGTTTGAATACGCCGTGATTCGCGTGGTGCCGCGAGTGGAACGGGAAGAGTTTCTGAACGTGGGCATCATTCTTTATTGCAAGCAAAAAAAATACTTGAACTGTGTTTACAAGCTCGACCAAAAACGGCTAAACGTTTTGTGTCCGACGCTTGAATGCGGCGACGTAGAAGATCATCTTCTTTCGTTTGAAAGCATTTGCAAAGGCAGCAAGGAAGCCGGTTCTATCGGCAGCCTTGATCTTTCTTCCCGCTTTCGCTGGCTTACGGCCACACGCAGCACCATTGTGCAAACCTCCAAAGTGCATCCCGGCTTTTGCAAAGACCCTGACGAAACATTGCAGAAGCTTTTTGAACAGTTGGTGTTGTAG